A single Fundidesulfovibrio terrae DNA region contains:
- a CDS encoding efflux RND transporter permease subunit, whose amino-acid sequence MSALDPQGPHGHDTLSRITSFFVDSKLVPLVVLAALLLGVFAVTGTPSEEEPQIVVPMIDIHVSMPGATPKEVENRVVAPMEKLLWEIPGVEYVYSTAQDGAALTVVRFKVGDDAEKSMVKTYAKLYQHLDWIPPGCSQPILKPRSIDDVPVAALTFHGGGLNSRQLRTVALQVNEDVRRIPGVAETSVIGGRRRAVMVELDQERLRANGLDAVDVLTALRGQNQGETMGETVQEGQAVSIRLDNFFRTPKELSRAVLAVQGGRPVYLGDVAKITDGFDEPGDYVFFLRGRASEDAPGGASEMEPAVTLTVAKRAGVNATRLADAVLAKVAGLKGFVIPTGVAVDTTRNYGETAKAKVHELLEHLLLAAVSVGVIVALFLGGRASLVVMVAVPVTLAVTLATYWLLGYTLNRVTLFALIFCIGILVDDPIVDVENIVRHLDLPGSSRRPFSQVILEAVNEVRAPLVLATFTVIAAIMPMAFVGGLMGPYMRPMPIGASLAMLLSMCVAFVITPWTSKRVLKHGAASGHAHGDDAGTRLYKRLMAGLIRVPSKRWAFLALVGVLLALACSLFPLKMVLVKMLPFDNKSEFQVVVDMPLGTTLEQTTRVAGELAAEILKRPDVADAQIYAGTSGPFSFNGLIRHYYLRRGQNAADIAVNLAPKSARSKQSHAVAKEVRQVLLPIAQRYGARIKVAEVPPGPPVIQTLVAEIYGPDDAGRLNVARQVKDVFSRTQDVVDVDWYVDDPQPETLIRIERDKALANGIEPRRALEAVTAALRGVEAGLLHDDDAQEDAPIIVRLPLRDRAHAADIPSIPVRGGSGQLVSLEQIATIQERTVPSAIYHKNLQPVVYVTGDMAGREESPVYGMGRITGELDRLGREGQGAWQVQGSEPLPVLYTSQPASLAGYSMKWDGEWQITYEVFRDMGLAFGVVMILIYILVVGWFGSYTTPIAIMSPIPLSLIGIIPAHALAGAFFTATSMIGFIAGAGIVVRNSIILVDFIEMRRREGVSLEDAVVEAGAVRFRPMLLTAIAVVAGAFVILFDPIFQGLAISLMAGEVAATVFSRMVVPVMYYLDQRRKATAR is encoded by the coding sequence GTGAGCGCCCTCGATCCGCAGGGGCCGCACGGGCACGACACGCTCTCGCGCATCACCTCGTTCTTCGTGGACTCCAAGCTGGTGCCGCTGGTGGTCCTGGCGGCGCTGCTGCTCGGCGTGTTCGCCGTGACGGGTACCCCCAGCGAGGAGGAGCCTCAGATCGTGGTGCCCATGATCGACATCCACGTCTCCATGCCCGGGGCCACGCCCAAGGAGGTGGAGAACCGCGTGGTGGCCCCCATGGAAAAGCTGCTCTGGGAGATTCCCGGGGTGGAGTACGTCTACTCCACGGCCCAGGACGGCGCGGCCTTGACCGTGGTGCGTTTCAAGGTGGGCGACGACGCGGAAAAGAGCATGGTGAAGACCTACGCCAAGCTCTACCAGCATCTGGACTGGATTCCCCCGGGCTGCTCCCAGCCCATCCTCAAGCCCCGCTCCATCGACGACGTGCCGGTTGCGGCCCTGACCTTCCACGGCGGCGGCCTCAATTCGCGCCAGCTGCGCACGGTGGCCCTGCAGGTCAACGAGGACGTCCGGCGCATCCCGGGCGTGGCCGAGACCTCGGTCATCGGCGGCCGCAGGCGCGCCGTGATGGTGGAACTGGACCAGGAGCGCCTGCGCGCCAACGGCCTGGACGCTGTGGACGTGCTGACCGCCCTGCGCGGCCAGAACCAGGGCGAGACCATGGGCGAGACCGTGCAGGAGGGCCAGGCCGTCAGCATCCGCCTGGACAACTTCTTCCGCACCCCCAAGGAGCTGTCCCGGGCGGTGCTGGCCGTGCAGGGCGGCAGGCCCGTGTACCTGGGCGACGTGGCGAAGATCACCGACGGTTTCGACGAACCCGGGGACTACGTGTTTTTCCTGCGCGGACGCGCGTCGGAGGACGCGCCGGGCGGGGCCTCGGAGATGGAGCCCGCGGTCACGCTCACCGTGGCCAAGCGGGCCGGAGTGAACGCCACCCGGTTGGCCGACGCTGTGCTCGCCAAGGTGGCCGGGCTCAAGGGCTTCGTGATCCCCACAGGCGTCGCGGTGGATACCACCCGCAACTACGGCGAGACCGCCAAGGCCAAGGTGCACGAACTGCTCGAACACCTGCTGCTGGCGGCGGTCTCGGTGGGCGTCATCGTGGCCCTGTTCCTGGGCGGGCGGGCCAGCCTGGTGGTGATGGTGGCCGTACCCGTGACCCTGGCGGTGACCCTGGCCACGTACTGGCTGCTGGGCTACACGCTGAACCGGGTCACGCTCTTCGCGCTCATCTTCTGCATCGGCATCCTGGTGGACGATCCCATCGTGGACGTGGAGAACATCGTGCGCCACCTGGACCTGCCGGGAAGCTCCAGGCGCCCCTTCTCCCAGGTGATCCTCGAGGCCGTGAACGAGGTGCGCGCCCCTCTGGTGCTGGCCACCTTCACGGTCATCGCGGCCATCATGCCCATGGCCTTCGTGGGCGGGCTCATGGGCCCCTACATGCGCCCCATGCCCATCGGCGCCTCCCTGGCCATGCTGCTGTCCATGTGCGTGGCTTTCGTGATCACCCCCTGGACCTCCAAGCGCGTGCTCAAGCACGGGGCCGCGTCCGGGCACGCCCACGGGGACGACGCCGGGACGAGGCTCTACAAGCGCCTCATGGCCGGGCTCATCCGCGTGCCCAGCAAGCGCTGGGCCTTCCTGGCCCTGGTGGGCGTCCTGCTGGCGCTGGCCTGCTCCCTGTTCCCGCTCAAGATGGTGCTGGTGAAGATGCTGCCCTTCGACAACAAGAGCGAGTTCCAGGTGGTGGTGGACATGCCCCTGGGCACCACCCTGGAGCAGACCACCCGCGTGGCCGGGGAGCTGGCGGCGGAAATCCTCAAGCGGCCCGACGTGGCCGACGCCCAGATCTACGCGGGCACGTCCGGGCCGTTCTCCTTCAACGGGCTCATCCGCCACTACTACCTGCGGCGCGGGCAGAACGCGGCGGACATCGCCGTGAACCTGGCCCCGAAAAGCGCGCGTTCCAAACAGAGCCACGCCGTGGCCAAGGAGGTCCGCCAGGTTCTGCTCCCCATCGCCCAGCGGTACGGGGCCAGGATCAAGGTGGCCGAGGTGCCGCCCGGACCCCCGGTGATCCAGACCCTGGTGGCGGAGATCTACGGCCCGGACGACGCGGGGAGGCTCAATGTGGCCCGCCAGGTGAAGGACGTCTTCTCGCGCACGCAGGACGTGGTGGACGTGGATTGGTACGTGGACGACCCCCAGCCGGAGACGCTCATCCGCATCGAGCGCGACAAGGCCCTGGCGAACGGCATCGAGCCGCGCCGCGCCCTGGAGGCGGTCACGGCGGCCCTTCGCGGCGTGGAGGCCGGGCTCCTGCACGACGATGACGCCCAGGAGGACGCCCCCATCATCGTGCGCCTTCCCCTGCGCGACCGGGCCCATGCGGCCGACATCCCGTCCATACCGGTGCGGGGCGGCTCGGGGCAGCTCGTGTCCCTGGAGCAGATCGCCACCATACAGGAACGCACCGTGCCGTCGGCCATCTACCACAAGAACCTGCAGCCCGTGGTCTACGTCACGGGCGACATGGCCGGCCGGGAGGAGAGCCCGGTGTACGGCATGGGGCGCATCACCGGCGAGCTCGACCGCCTGGGCAGGGAAGGCCAGGGGGCCTGGCAGGTTCAGGGCTCGGAGCCCCTGCCCGTCCTCTATACGTCCCAGCCCGCGTCGCTGGCCGGGTATTCCATGAAGTGGGACGGCGAGTGGCAGATCACCTACGAGGTGTTCCGGGACATGGGGCTCGCCTTCGGGGTGGTGATGATCCTCATCTACATCCTGGTGGTGGGCTGGTTCGGCTCGTACACCACGCCCATAGCCATCATGTCGCCCATACCGCTCTCGCTCATCGGCATCATCCCGGCCCACGCCCTGGCCGGGGCCTTCTTCACGGCCACGTCCATGATCGGCTTCATTGCCGGGGCGGGCATCGTGGTGCGCAACTCCATCATCCTGGTGGACTTCATCGAGATGCGCAGGCGCGAGGGGGTAAGCCTGGAGGACGCCGTGGTGGAGGCCGGGGCGGTGCGCTTCCGCCCCATGCTGCTGACGGCCATCGCCGTCGTGGCCGGGGCCTTCGTCATCCTGTTCGACCCCATCTTCCAGGGGCTGGCCATATCGCTCATGGCCGGGGAGGTGGCGGCCACGGTCTTCTCGCGCATGGTGGTGCCGGTGATGTACTACCTGGACCAGCGCAGGAAGGCCACGGCGCGCTGA
- a CDS encoding PAS domain S-box protein, with product MLDAEKSREQLIAELEAARRKVRVLEAAYGAGGRTDDAFEESHEIFRALAESSPLAIYVSVGIEQRCQYLNPTFERLFGYSLEDVPAAEHWWPKAYPDEKYRARVEQEWQARVARAIETRSEIEPMEATVTCKDGSRKTISWGLVSSGSRNIAFGLDVTKRKRAEEALRKTLEELEARVAERTWELNEANGRLLREVAERRQAQEQLRQSEDKFRTIFDSISEIVLVHDPETGAILGVNQRACEAYGYSRDEFDRLDVGVLSSGLEPYDQAHAVARMRQARGDGPQHFEWQARKRDGELFWVDMSVRKARIGDADRLLVSARDITARKAAQDEILREKAFTDAVMNSVPGLLYLYDDQGRLVRWNKKHTELTGYSSEELSRMTLFDWYKDDPEEIEKIRKAVERINTDGFSHAEGHLRNKDGSRRLYYFTGVPLVLEGKRYFTGIGIDITERKRMQEFLVQTEKMMSVGGLAAGMAHEINNPLSGILQNVQVILRRLSPEGQANLRAAEKAGIGLDRLHDYLQRREILAMLAHVREAAVRAAQIVCNMLEFCRGAEPSRPCVELSALLDKTLELCATDYDLKRNYDFRKIEIVKDYDPALPPVPCTAPLIQQVVMNLLLNAAQAMSGRGADSPPPRIVLRTRRENGMARITVEDNGPGIPEDVRRRIFEPFFTTKPVGTGTGLGLSIAYFIVVNSHKGTIDVESHPGGGTVFTIRLPLVVAPDAS from the coding sequence ATGCTGGACGCCGAGAAGAGCAGGGAGCAACTCATCGCCGAGCTTGAGGCTGCGCGGCGGAAAGTGAGGGTTCTTGAGGCCGCTTATGGAGCGGGCGGCCGGACGGATGATGCGTTTGAAGAGAGCCACGAGATATTTCGAGCCCTCGCCGAGTCCTCGCCGCTGGCCATCTATGTGTCCGTTGGCATCGAGCAACGCTGCCAATATCTCAATCCAACGTTCGAAAGACTCTTCGGCTACAGCCTGGAGGATGTCCCGGCGGCGGAACACTGGTGGCCGAAGGCCTATCCGGACGAGAAATACCGGGCTCGGGTCGAACAGGAATGGCAGGCCAGGGTCGCACGGGCCATCGAAACAAGGTCCGAGATCGAGCCCATGGAGGCGACGGTCACCTGCAAGGACGGATCGCGGAAGACCATTTCCTGGGGCCTGGTGTCCAGCGGCAGCAGGAATATCGCATTCGGCCTGGATGTGACGAAACGCAAGCGGGCCGAGGAAGCGCTCCGCAAGACCCTGGAGGAACTGGAAGCGCGGGTGGCGGAGCGGACCTGGGAGCTCAACGAGGCCAATGGCAGGCTGTTGCGGGAGGTGGCGGAGCGCCGGCAGGCCCAGGAGCAGCTCAGGCAAAGCGAGGACAAGTTCAGGACCATCTTCGATTCGATCAGCGAGATCGTACTCGTCCACGACCCGGAAACCGGAGCGATCCTCGGCGTCAACCAGCGCGCCTGCGAAGCCTACGGCTACAGCCGGGACGAGTTCGACAGGCTCGACGTGGGGGTGCTCAGTTCGGGCCTCGAGCCGTACGATCAGGCCCACGCCGTGGCCAGGATGCGCCAGGCCAGGGGAGACGGGCCGCAACATTTCGAATGGCAGGCCAGGAAGCGCGATGGCGAGTTGTTCTGGGTGGACATGTCCGTGCGGAAGGCCCGTATCGGCGACGCCGACAGGCTGCTCGTTTCGGCCAGGGACATCACCGCCCGGAAAGCGGCCCAGGACGAAATTCTGCGCGAGAAGGCCTTCACCGACGCCGTCATGAACAGCGTGCCGGGCCTGCTGTACCTCTACGACGACCAGGGGCGGCTCGTGCGCTGGAACAAGAAGCATACGGAGCTCACCGGCTATTCTTCCGAGGAGCTCTCCAGGATGACCCTGTTCGACTGGTACAAGGACGACCCCGAGGAAATCGAGAAGATACGCAAGGCCGTCGAAAGGATAAACACTGACGGATTCTCCCACGCCGAAGGCCACCTCCGCAACAAGGATGGGAGCAGGCGCCTCTACTATTTCACGGGCGTTCCGCTGGTCCTTGAGGGAAAGCGCTATTTCACCGGCATCGGCATAGACATCACAGAGCGCAAGCGCATGCAGGAGTTCCTGGTCCAGACGGAAAAGATGATGAGCGTGGGCGGCCTGGCCGCGGGCATGGCCCACGAGATCAACAACCCCCTGAGCGGCATACTGCAGAACGTGCAGGTCATCCTGCGCCGCCTGTCCCCCGAGGGGCAGGCCAACCTCCGGGCCGCCGAGAAGGCCGGCATCGGGCTGGACCGGCTGCACGACTATCTGCAGCGGCGCGAAATCCTGGCCATGCTCGCCCACGTGCGCGAGGCCGCCGTGCGGGCTGCGCAGATCGTGTGCAACATGCTCGAATTCTGCCGCGGGGCCGAACCCAGCCGGCCCTGCGTCGAACTGTCCGCGCTTCTGGATAAAACCCTGGAACTGTGCGCCACGGATTACGACCTCAAGAGAAACTACGACTTCCGCAAGATAGAGATCGTGAAAGACTACGATCCTGCCCTTCCGCCGGTTCCCTGTACGGCCCCCCTGATCCAGCAGGTCGTCATGAACCTGCTGCTCAACGCTGCCCAGGCCATGTCCGGGCGCGGCGCCGACAGCCCCCCGCCCAGGATCGTCCTGCGCACCCGCCGGGAAAACGGCATGGCCAGGATCACGGTGGAGGACAACGGTCCGGGTATCCCCGAGGATGTCCGCCGCCGCATCTTCGAGCCGTTCTTCACGACGAAGCCCGTGGGCACGGGAACCGGACTCGGACTGTCCATCGCCTACTTCATCGTCGTCAATAGCCACAAGGGAACGATCGACGTGGAGTCGCATCCGGGCGGGGGGACGGTGTTCACCATCCGGCTGCCCCTGGTGGTCGCTCCGGACGCTTCTTGA
- a CDS encoding PAS domain-containing sensor histidine kinase, which yields MPNATKKVTQLKSELETARQRIAALEALDAERMRTEQALRVRDELMLLFVQYAPAAIAMFDRNMRYLSVSHRWLEDFGLAGQDVLGRDHYQVFPNVPERWKEIHRRCLAGAVERSEEDVFEWPDGSRQWLKWEVRPWSEASGAIGGIIIFCEDITARKKAELALKESEERYRILFESSHAIKLLVDPDTGEIVDANPAACAYYGYTLEEMRKINVERVCILPHEELLAKMVQAQDPTQNRFESRHRLASGEVRDVEIASDTVFLKGKKLLYAIIQDISERKHMQEVMIQTEKMMSIGGLAAGMAHEINNPLSAIIQSVQVVQSRLTKDSPTNLAAAAVAGCPFENIRAFLERREVFTLLQGVRDASSRAARIVSSMLEFSRKSESVRAPTDINALLDKAVELCANDYDLKKKYDFRNIVITRDFDASMPPVPCTATQIEQVVVNLLRNSAQAMSGNTERGDRPEIHLKTAHEEGMARIEVRDNGPGMDEASKKRLFEPFFTTKGPGEGTGLGLSVSYFIIAENHKGTIDVDSAPGKGSTFTIRLPLA from the coding sequence ATGCCTAACGCCACAAAAAAAGTCACCCAGCTCAAGTCCGAGCTGGAAACCGCGCGCCAGAGGATAGCCGCGCTGGAAGCCCTGGATGCCGAGCGCATGCGGACCGAGCAGGCCCTGCGGGTGCGCGACGAGCTGATGCTCCTGTTCGTGCAATACGCCCCCGCGGCCATCGCCATGTTCGACAGGAACATGCGCTATCTGTCGGTCAGCCACCGTTGGCTGGAAGATTTCGGCCTGGCCGGGCAGGATGTCCTGGGCAGGGACCATTACCAGGTTTTTCCCAACGTCCCCGAGCGCTGGAAAGAGATCCACCGGCGTTGCCTGGCCGGGGCGGTGGAGCGCTCCGAAGAGGACGTCTTCGAGTGGCCCGACGGGAGCAGGCAATGGCTCAAATGGGAGGTCCGCCCCTGGTCCGAGGCTTCCGGCGCGATCGGCGGCATCATCATTTTCTGCGAGGACATCACCGCGCGCAAGAAGGCCGAGCTGGCCCTCAAGGAGAGCGAGGAGCGCTACCGGATACTTTTCGAGAGCAGCCATGCGATCAAGCTCCTCGTAGACCCCGACACGGGGGAGATCGTGGACGCCAATCCCGCTGCCTGCGCCTATTACGGCTACACCCTCGAAGAAATGAGGAAGATAAACGTCGAACGTGTGTGCATCCTGCCCCACGAGGAACTCCTCGCCAAGATGGTCCAGGCCCAGGACCCCACCCAGAACCGCTTCGAGAGCAGACATCGTCTGGCTTCGGGGGAGGTCCGGGACGTGGAGATAGCCAGCGACACGGTCTTCCTGAAGGGCAAGAAGCTGCTCTACGCCATCATCCAGGACATTTCCGAGCGCAAACACATGCAGGAGGTCATGATCCAGACGGAGAAGATGATGAGCATCGGAGGGCTGGCCGCGGGCATGGCCCACGAGATCAACAATCCGCTCAGCGCCATCATACAGAGCGTACAGGTGGTGCAGAGCCGCCTGACCAAGGATTCCCCGACCAACCTGGCCGCGGCCGCGGTTGCGGGGTGCCCGTTCGAGAACATCCGGGCGTTTCTGGAGCGGCGCGAGGTGTTCACGCTGCTCCAGGGCGTGCGCGACGCCAGTTCGAGGGCCGCCAGGATCGTCTCCAGCATGCTGGAGTTCAGCCGCAAGAGCGAGTCCGTCCGGGCTCCGACCGACATCAACGCCCTCCTGGACAAGGCCGTGGAACTCTGCGCGAACGACTACGATCTCAAGAAGAAGTACGATTTCAGGAATATCGTCATCACGAGGGATTTCGACGCCAGCATGCCCCCGGTCCCCTGCACGGCCACGCAGATCGAGCAGGTGGTGGTGAACCTGCTCCGCAACTCCGCCCAAGCCATGTCCGGGAATACGGAAAGGGGAGACCGGCCGGAGATCCACCTCAAGACCGCGCATGAAGAGGGTATGGCCCGCATCGAGGTGCGGGACAACGGGCCGGGAATGGACGAGGCGTCCAAGAAACGCCTCTTCGAGCCCTTCTTCACCACCAAGGGCCCCGGGGAAGGGACCGGGCTCGGCCTGTCGGTTTCCTACTTCATCATCGCCGAGAACCATAAAGGGACCATCGACGTGGATTCGGCTCCGGGAAAAGGGTCGACGTTCACCATCCGGTTGCCCTTGGCCTGA
- a CDS encoding sensor histidine kinase gives MAEHAGAAHSFMGFEPHGHCFLWQPDLIALHTVSDLVTGLSYYIIPVIIFYFVRKRSDVPFPAMLLLFALFIISCGTTHLMSVWTIWTPDYWLEGWVKSATAFFSLLTVLLLFPMIPRALRIPSPAQLEAANRKLETEVDSRRQAEAELKRHKDHLEDLVAERTSELELLNENLKKEIDERKQVETELRTSEERFRVMVEQAPEAVVVSDVKQGKTVDANANAVKLFGCSREELFEKGILRFYLPDQPDGRPVLESTRENSARALAGEEVVLERSIRNLHGQERICEVRLVRLPSSDHDLVRASWIDITERKRTEEIMAASLREKEVLLREIHHRVKNNLNIISSLLSLQEDAVDHPAALDALAESRGRITSMAMIHEQLYTSGDFSGIEVDGYLRQLLARLVAAYRATGDISLAFDLSAITLTLDQAIPFGLIMNELVTNSLKHAFRNRDRGTITVSTALENGSVNLVIADDGEGLPQGFSLNSVSSLGLQIVTMLVRQLHGKLTVEPAGGARFRLCFPLRYQEPEPGLEDAALDG, from the coding sequence ATGGCCGAACATGCGGGAGCCGCGCATTCCTTCATGGGGTTCGAACCCCACGGACATTGCTTTCTCTGGCAGCCGGACCTCATCGCGCTGCATACCGTCTCGGATCTCGTGACGGGCCTGTCCTACTACATCATCCCTGTCATCATATTCTATTTCGTGCGCAAGCGCTCGGACGTGCCGTTCCCGGCGATGTTGCTCCTGTTCGCGCTGTTCATCATCAGCTGCGGCACCACCCACCTCATGTCCGTGTGGACCATCTGGACTCCGGACTACTGGCTCGAGGGATGGGTCAAGTCCGCCACGGCGTTTTTCTCGCTGCTGACGGTCCTTCTCCTGTTCCCGATGATCCCCAGGGCCCTGCGCATCCCGAGCCCGGCGCAGCTGGAGGCCGCCAACCGCAAGCTGGAGACCGAGGTGGACTCCCGGCGCCAGGCCGAGGCCGAACTCAAGCGGCACAAGGACCACCTGGAAGATCTGGTGGCCGAGCGCACCTCCGAGCTGGAGCTCCTGAACGAGAACCTCAAAAAGGAAATCGACGAGCGCAAGCAGGTGGAAACCGAACTCAGGACCAGCGAGGAGCGCTTCCGCGTCATGGTTGAGCAGGCCCCGGAAGCCGTGGTGGTCAGCGACGTCAAACAGGGCAAGACCGTCGACGCCAACGCCAACGCGGTGAAGCTCTTCGGCTGCTCACGCGAGGAGCTGTTCGAGAAGGGGATTCTTCGTTTCTACCTGCCGGACCAGCCCGACGGCCGTCCCGTCCTCGAGAGCACCCGGGAAAACAGCGCCCGGGCCCTGGCCGGCGAGGAGGTGGTGTTGGAAAGGTCCATCCGAAACCTCCACGGACAGGAGCGCATCTGCGAGGTGCGCCTGGTCAGGCTGCCTTCCAGCGACCACGATCTGGTGCGGGCCAGCTGGATCGACATTACCGAGCGCAAGCGCACCGAGGAGATCATGGCCGCGTCCCTGCGGGAGAAGGAGGTGCTCCTGCGCGAGATCCACCACCGGGTGAAGAACAACCTCAACATCATTTCCAGCCTTTTGAGCCTGCAGGAGGACGCGGTGGACCACCCGGCCGCCCTGGACGCCCTGGCCGAGAGCAGGGGGCGCATCACGTCCATGGCCATGATCCACGAGCAGCTGTACACGTCGGGGGATTTTTCGGGCATCGAGGTCGACGGCTATCTGCGCCAGCTCCTCGCCCGCCTAGTGGCGGCCTACAGGGCGACCGGAGACATCTCCCTGGCGTTCGACCTCTCGGCCATCACCCTGACCCTCGACCAGGCCATCCCCTTCGGCCTGATCATGAACGAGCTGGTCACCAACTCCCTCAAGCACGCTTTCAGGAACCGGGACAGGGGTACGATAACCGTCTCGACCGCCCTGGAGAACGGTTCGGTGAATCTGGTGATCGCCGACGACGGAGAAGGGCTGCCCCAGGGGTTCAGCCTGAACTCGGTTTCGTCCCTGGGCCTGCAGATCGTCACCATGCTTGTGCGGCAACTGCACGGTAAGTTGACGGTAGAGCCCGCCGGGGGAGCCAGGTTCCGGCTGTGTTTCCCCCTGCGGTACCAGGAGCCGGAGCCCGGCCTGGAGGACGCCGCCCTGGACGGGTGA
- a CDS encoding carbonic anhydrase codes for MKDIASFLSGFKEFQRTYFCADSEYFASLEKGQTPRALVIACSDSRVDPAIITGCEPGDMFVVRNVANLVPPYENAPGLHGVSAALEYAVKVLDVGHVIVLGHSCCGGIQALMNPGREGLGEFIAPWVRIAEPALREVGRGLPDKSEPLRQRACEQASVLVSLENLLTFPWIWERVMTGRLYLHGWYFDMQKGELLSYLPETGTFEALVPRCEGRPEE; via the coding sequence ATGAAGGACATCGCCAGCTTCCTCTCAGGATTCAAGGAATTCCAGCGCACCTACTTCTGCGCGGACAGCGAATATTTCGCCAGCCTGGAAAAAGGCCAGACCCCGCGGGCCCTGGTCATCGCCTGCTCCGACTCGCGGGTGGATCCGGCCATCATCACCGGCTGCGAGCCGGGCGACATGTTTGTGGTGCGAAACGTCGCCAACCTGGTCCCCCCCTACGAGAACGCCCCCGGCCTGCACGGCGTCAGCGCCGCCCTGGAATACGCGGTGAAGGTGCTCGACGTGGGCCACGTCATCGTGCTCGGCCACTCCTGCTGCGGGGGCATCCAGGCGCTCATGAACCCGGGCCGCGAGGGTCTGGGCGAGTTCATCGCCCCCTGGGTGCGCATCGCCGAACCGGCCCTGCGCGAGGTGGGCCGCGGGCTGCCGGACAAATCCGAGCCCCTGCGCCAGCGCGCCTGCGAACAGGCTTCCGTGCTGGTTTCGCTTGAGAACCTGCTGACCTTCCCCTGGATATGGGAGCGGGTCATGACGGGAAGGCTCTACCTGCACGGCTGGTACTTCGACATGCAGAAAGGGGAGCTCTTGAGCTACCTCCCCGAGACCGGGACCTTCGAGGCCCTGGTGCCCCGCTGCGAGGGGCGGCCCGAGGAGTGA
- a CDS encoding enoyl-CoA hydratase-related protein, whose amino-acid sequence MKATANLTTDNELFSSSLENGVLVIRQKQHILRMTQDIHAIFSFYEYLESMLVSRAYKALVVFGVPETANHIDHGRFLCKALSAGRENKILDRLGNVVNRLVVTTSTLGAVTVYAGRGTVSLFNLNLSLAYDYRLVADDTQFENPNAAIGMITKGSGYFLPRLLGVKKATEVLQWRGFSAEEALQFGIVDRIVPAARLEEETMRFVEGSLAGPSSMLLGIRKLLKCDQDALQRSLAQEDQLIKERLESPDFRQAFTDYCREKFGCDMETLLKAG is encoded by the coding sequence ATGAAAGCCACGGCCAATCTCACCACCGACAACGAACTGTTCTCCTCCTCGCTCGAAAACGGCGTGCTGGTCATCAGGCAGAAGCAGCACATCCTGCGCATGACCCAGGACATCCACGCCATCTTCTCCTTCTACGAATACCTGGAGTCCATGCTCGTAAGCCGCGCGTACAAGGCCCTGGTGGTCTTCGGCGTGCCCGAGACCGCCAACCACATCGACCACGGCCGGTTCCTGTGCAAGGCCCTCTCGGCCGGGCGGGAGAACAAGATCCTGGACAGGCTGGGCAACGTGGTCAACCGCCTCGTCGTCACCACCTCCACCCTTGGCGCCGTCACCGTGTACGCCGGGCGGGGGACGGTCTCGCTCTTCAACCTCAACCTCTCCCTGGCCTACGACTACCGCCTCGTCGCCGACGACACCCAGTTCGAGAACCCCAACGCCGCCATCGGCATGATCACCAAAGGCAGCGGCTATTTCCTGCCGCGCCTGCTCGGGGTCAAGAAGGCCACCGAGGTGTTGCAGTGGCGGGGCTTCTCCGCCGAGGAGGCCCTGCAGTTCGGGATCGTGGACCGCATCGTTCCGGCCGCCAGGCTGGAGGAGGAGACCATGCGCTTCGTGGAGGGGAGCCTGGCCGGGCCGTCCTCCATGCTGCTGGGCATCCGCAAGCTGCTCAAGTGCGACCAGGACGCCCTCCAGCGGAGCCTGGCCCAGGAAGACCAGCTCATCAAGGAGCGCCTGGAGTCGCCGGACTTCCGTCAGGCCTTCACCGACTACTGCCGGGAGAAATTCGGCTGCGACATGGAGACCCTGCTCAAGGCCGGTTAA
- a CDS encoding universal stress protein: MAATDDRQGGAEVLETIVVAVDSSPQHAAILDAAAELAIATGAAVHVVTVADASCEAGMALNRSCTGVFTSLGREVDDVLRAACQRLSDKGISCRTHAMSGLVSERIVDLAVELRAGLIVVGHRHLGWMQRIFENSVGRDLLEHAPCNVLIVKEGADAG, translated from the coding sequence ATGGCCGCAACCGATGACCGCCAAGGAGGAGCCGAGGTGCTTGAAACGATCGTGGTAGCCGTGGACTCGTCGCCGCAACACGCGGCCATACTCGACGCGGCCGCCGAACTGGCCATCGCCACGGGAGCCGCCGTCCACGTGGTCACCGTGGCGGACGCCTCGTGCGAGGCGGGCATGGCCCTGAACCGGTCCTGTACCGGGGTGTTCACCTCGCTGGGCCGGGAAGTGGACGACGTGCTGCGCGCGGCGTGCCAGCGCCTCTCGGACAAGGGAATCTCCTGCCGGACCCACGCCATGAGCGGGCTGGTGTCCGAGCGCATCGTCGACCTGGCGGTGGAGCTCCGGGCGGGCCTGATCGTCGTCGGCCACCGCCATCTGGGCTGGATGCAGCGGATATTCGAAAATTCGGTGGGGCGCGACCTGCTGGAACACGCGCCCTGCAACGTGCTGATCGTGAAGGAGGGCGCGGACGCCGGATGA